From the Nitrospirota bacterium genome, the window ATTGCGAGGAGCGATAGCGACGTGGCAATCTCAGCCTTTAAAAATAATTAACGTAATTATGCATATCGCTATAAGAGTTTTTTTATTGTGAAAATTCAAAATATCGAATTATGCAACGGTCTCTAGTAGCTTTCCCGGCCATAAATCCGATTGAAATCGTAGAAAGCCTTGTTTTCAAACAAAATTTTTTTGCATTATCAGCATATGTCCTTCAATTTTACAAAAAAACTTTTTATATCAGTGAGGCTTCTTACCTCCTCTGAAACCGGGTTTGAAAATATCTCCTCCGGAGTACCTGTTTGAACCGATCTGCCGTCGCTATAAACAATGAGTTTATCAGCCATTGTGAATGCCTCGTATATGTCATGCGTTACAAAGACAATTGGAATGTTAAGCATGGTTTTTACGTCTTTTATCAAAGCACGCATCTCTACTCTCAAAGGATTGTCAAGAGCGGAAAAAGGTTCATCAAGGAGCATACACCCGGGATTTCGCATTATTGCACGCGCTATAGCTACGCGTTGTCTTTGGCCTCCGGATATTTCAGAAGGTAATTTAGCCTCAAGACCCTTTAAGTAAAATAACTCTGTCAGTTCAGCTACCCGTTCATTGTCTTTTTTCCTGTCAGCATAGGCAATGTTCTGGCCTACTGTCATATGAGGAAACAGGGCAAGGTCCTGAAAAACAAAGCCTACTGAGCGGTTTTGCGGCTTTATGTTAACTCCTTTTGTGCTTTCAAAAAGATACGTGCCGCCTAACTCTATTAATCCACTATCCGGTGTTATTAATCCTGCTATCATTTTAAGCGTTAATGATTTACCTGCCCCTGAGCGGCCAAAAAGCACGGTAAACTCGTTTCCCATCGTCCAGTCTGTATTGAGAGTGAAATTGTCTAATTTTTTACAAATCTGTACTCTTAATTCCATCCTCTTACTCTTGTTTCAAATTATTTTCTTTGTAAATCTGTCGGCAATAAAAAGCAATGTTGCCGACATGGCAACAAACACCAGTGCCATAAGGTTAGCCTCCGGCCAACTACCTGAGTTTACTGAGGAGTATATGGCAAGGGGCATAGTTTCCGTTTTTCCGGGAATGTTTCCGGCAAGCATTAAAGTTGCTCCGAATTCACCAAGTGCCCGGGTGAAAGAAAGTGCCATCCCTGCAAACACTCCTTTTTACATAAAGGGATAACCACTTTAACTGCCGTATAGAACTCTCCGTGCCCTAATGTGTAGGAGGCATCAATGAGGTTTTTATCTACCGACTCTATTGCAGACCTTGTTGTTTTTAACATCAATGGCAAAGACACAACAAAGGATGCAAGGACGGCAGCGTACCATGTAAACATGATTGTCCAGCCGGTCAAATCATACAGAATCTTGCCAATGAAACCGTTTTTGCCAAAAAAAACAATCAGATAATACCCTATTACTGTTGGCGGCAGCACAAGAGGCATTGTCAGGGCTATATCAAGTATCTCTTTGCCGGGGAATCTCTTCTGTGCCAAAATGTAGGCAACCGGAAGCGAAACCAACACAACAAAAAATGTAGCTGTAATAGCTACAAGAAAAGACAGTTTTAATGAATAGACAAATGAATCGTTAATCACCGTTTATGCCTCAGGTTACTTAAGTGTTTTAAATCCATAACTTTTCAGTATATCCCGCCCGGCCTTCGATACTACAGTCTTAATAAATTCGTTAGATATTTTTTCGTTTTTAGCTCCCTTAATAAGAGCTATTGGATACACTATCGGTTTATGGCTTTCCTCAGTAGCTGTAGAAACTGTTTTGACTTCATTTGCTCTTACCACTGTGTCAGTTAAGTACACAACGCCTGCCTCAACCTCACCTTTTGCCACATAATCCAGTACCTGTCGTACGTTTTCGGCCAAAATCAGTTTATCGTTAATAGCGGGAAGAGCCTTGTAAAAGTTAAGCACCTTAGTAGCATATCGTCCGGCAGGGACTGTTTTGGGATTCCCTATAGCCACCTTTTTTACCTTTTCGGATTTAAGGCCATCAAAAGAAGTGACCTTGACATTGTCTGAAGCAGGCACTATGAGTACTACCGAGTTACCGGCAAAGTTCACTCTGGTACCATAGGCAATTAGCCCTTTACCTTCTATATCATCCATGTCTTTTTGAGCTGCCGGGGCAAACACGTCAACAGGTGCGCCTCCTTCGATTTGCCTTGCAAGAGTTCCCGATGCTCCAAAGTTAAATATTACCTTAGCTCCCTTATGGCTGTCTTCAAAAAGTTTTCCAATTTTTTCAAATGCGTCTTTTAGGCTTATTGCCGCTGACACAGTAACCTCCAACTCCTCACCGGCATTAGCTGTTAAGGAAAAAACAAGCAACAAGGTTACCATCAAAAACATGTTAAGATATTTCATTTTAATTCCCCCCTGTTTTTTTCTTAATTTTATTATATCGGATTTAGGGTAAAATATATAAAAGCATTTATTGTCTTTTTTATGATACAATACCGAAATAAAAAAAGTTAGGAAAACTCAAATGATGAAAAACTTATTGAAGTTATCAGCTTTAACACTGTTGCTATTTTGTCTGTTTCCTCAACGAAATGGAAATGGGGAGGATAATCCGTTAACACCGCTTAGCGATCAGGCAGTTAAATATTTTAAGTCAGCCTCTCTGACAATAACAGACGTCAAACAGGCTTCTATGACACTTACGAGAGAGTCCGGTTCAGAGCTGGCAGCCGGCTCAAGGCTGGATATATTCAGGCCTGGTGAGCAGTTTTACCATCCTGTTACAAAAGAGCCGCTGGGACGCTTTGAAAAACACATTGGAACCGCCGAGATTAAATCTATGTCAGACACCACATTCGAGGCCTCAATTATAGATGGCACTCCACAAAAAGATGACATTGCACGGATAACGAAATCTAAAATCCGAGCGCTATACTACCAGACTAAAAAAATGGATTGGTTTTTGGGGGACGCCTACTTCAGACAGCTAAGAGACACGCAGCGTTTTGAACTCATTGACACTCCTCTTGCTGACGATGAAATTGGCAAATTAACAGAGGAGGCCAAACGTCTTCAGGCAGAAGTACTTATCGTTGTTGATTCTGTAACAGAAAAGGATGAAAAGTACCTGAGCCAGCGCATTTT encodes:
- a CDS encoding ATP-binding cassette domain-containing protein — encoded protein: MELRVQICKKLDNFTLNTDWTMGNEFTVLFGRSGAGKSLTLKMIAGLITPDSGLIELGGTYLFESTKGVNIKPQNRSVGFVFQDLALFPHMTVGQNIAYADRKKDNERVAELTELFYLKGLEAKLPSEISGGQRQRVAIARAIMRNPGCMLLDEPFSALDNPLRVEMRALIKDVKTMLNIPIVFVTHDIYEAFTMADKLIVYSDGRSVQTGTPEEIFSNPVSEEVRSLTDIKSFFVKLKDIC
- the modA gene encoding molybdate ABC transporter substrate-binding protein, encoding MKYLNMFLMVTLLLVFSLTANAGEELEVTVSAAISLKDAFEKIGKLFEDSHKGAKVIFNFGASGTLARQIEGGAPVDVFAPAAQKDMDDIEGKGLIAYGTRVNFAGNSVVLIVPASDNVKVTSFDGLKSEKVKKVAIGNPKTVPAGRYATKVLNFYKALPAINDKLILAENVRQVLDYVAKGEVEAGVVYLTDTVVRANEVKTVSTATEESHKPIVYPIALIKGAKNEKISNEFIKTVVSKAGRDILKSYGFKTLK